The following coding sequences lie in one Metopolophium dirhodum isolate CAU chromosome 5, ASM1992520v1, whole genome shotgun sequence genomic window:
- the LOC132945383 gene encoding uncharacterized protein LOC132945383 isoform X2 — MIIYPFIGPITDDQVDIFRVLEKVMCLATVDEESAELYRAVSENKIGMVTQMITNKGLEKASRQLHMSPLRAADMNPTTDDDDDADVTATAAEEQKQHCLPRPYPRAPAYMAPEVDYTGTGERPVEMSQAEENLPVFGNVDSPSTNYDGQEFGNYPRSSKSVSERPRGRRAPTYVAPEVDNTGTGERPVEMSQAKEDLPVFENVESPSMIYGGQEFGLFGDYPRSSKSVSERPRVRRVKSQKKRLED, encoded by the coding sequence GTTATGTGTCTAGCAACCGTCGATGAAGAGTCTGCTGAGTTGTACAGAGCGGTCAGTGAGAATAAGATAGGGATGGTAACACAAATGATCACCAACAAAGGACTCGAAAAAGCGTCGAGACAGTTGCACATGTCACCGCTTAGAGCGGCTGACATGAACCCGACGAcggacgatgatgatgatgccGATGTCACTGCCACCGCCGCCGAGGAACAGAAGCAACACTGCCTCCCACGTCCATATCCGCGTGCACCTGCTTACATGGCACCGGAAGTAGATTATACCGGAACAGGTGAACGGCCAGTGGAGATGTCACAGGCTGAGGAAAACCTGCCAGTATTTGGGAACGTCGATAGTCCATCCACGAACTATGACGGTCAAGAGTTTGGAAACTATCCCCGCAGCTCGAAATCGGTTTCCGAACGTCCGAGGGGCAGACGTGCACCTACTTACGTGGCACCAGAAGTAGACAATACCGGAACAGGTGAACGGCCAGTGGAGATGTCACAGGCTAAGGAGGATCTGCCAGTATTCGAGAATGTCGAGAGTCCATCCATGATCTATGGCGGCCAGGAGTTTGGACTGTTCGGAGACTACCCCCGCAGCTCAAAATCGGTTTCCGAACGTCCGAGGGTCAGACGCGTCAAGTCTCAGAAGAAAAGGCTGGAAGACTAG
- the LOC132945383 gene encoding uncharacterized protein LOC132945383 isoform X1 — MRRSIAVVAAGRGLTILWVFATAQVMCLATVDEESAELYRAVSENKIGMVTQMITNKGLEKASRQLHMSPLRAADMNPTTDDDDDADVTATAAEEQKQHCLPRPYPRAPAYMAPEVDYTGTGERPVEMSQAEENLPVFGNVDSPSTNYDGQEFGNYPRSSKSVSERPRGRRAPTYVAPEVDNTGTGERPVEMSQAKEDLPVFENVESPSMIYGGQEFGLFGDYPRSSKSVSERPRVRRVKSQKKRLED, encoded by the coding sequence GTTATGTGTCTAGCAACCGTCGATGAAGAGTCTGCTGAGTTGTACAGAGCGGTCAGTGAGAATAAGATAGGGATGGTAACACAAATGATCACCAACAAAGGACTCGAAAAAGCGTCGAGACAGTTGCACATGTCACCGCTTAGAGCGGCTGACATGAACCCGACGAcggacgatgatgatgatgccGATGTCACTGCCACCGCCGCCGAGGAACAGAAGCAACACTGCCTCCCACGTCCATATCCGCGTGCACCTGCTTACATGGCACCGGAAGTAGATTATACCGGAACAGGTGAACGGCCAGTGGAGATGTCACAGGCTGAGGAAAACCTGCCAGTATTTGGGAACGTCGATAGTCCATCCACGAACTATGACGGTCAAGAGTTTGGAAACTATCCCCGCAGCTCGAAATCGGTTTCCGAACGTCCGAGGGGCAGACGTGCACCTACTTACGTGGCACCAGAAGTAGACAATACCGGAACAGGTGAACGGCCAGTGGAGATGTCACAGGCTAAGGAGGATCTGCCAGTATTCGAGAATGTCGAGAGTCCATCCATGATCTATGGCGGCCAGGAGTTTGGACTGTTCGGAGACTACCCCCGCAGCTCAAAATCGGTTTCCGAACGTCCGAGGGTCAGACGCGTCAAGTCTCAGAAGAAAAGGCTGGAAGACTAG